In the Chryseobacterium sp. MYb264 genome, one interval contains:
- a CDS encoding copper homeostasis protein CutC: MSKIEIACFNPESAIIAFENGADRIELCDGLSEGGTTPGFETAKHLREKINIPIFVMIRPRGGDFTYSDAEFEQMKSELTQLKSLNVDGFVFGILDENDEVNVERNKELVKLAKPYPCTFHRAFDRAKDLENSLEEVIDCGFKTILTSGQRPNVSEGKDNLKKLVELSNGRIEILVGGGLRSTNIQELRDFTKAGYFHSSAITDGGVFAVAEEVVALKSK; this comes from the coding sequence ATGTCAAAAATAGAAATAGCCTGCTTCAACCCCGAATCAGCGATCATTGCCTTCGAGAACGGAGCAGACAGAATTGAATTGTGTGACGGACTAAGCGAAGGCGGGACCACACCGGGCTTCGAAACTGCAAAACATTTAAGAGAAAAAATAAACATTCCTATTTTTGTGATGATTCGTCCTCGCGGCGGAGACTTTACGTATTCTGATGCAGAGTTTGAACAGATGAAATCGGAATTGACTCAGTTAAAATCATTAAATGTCGACGGCTTTGTTTTCGGAATTTTAGATGAAAATGATGAGGTGAATGTGGAACGGAACAAAGAATTGGTAAAGCTTGCAAAACCTTATCCATGCACTTTTCACCGCGCTTTCGACAGGGCAAAAGATTTAGAGAATTCTTTAGAGGAAGTAATCGACTGTGGTTTTAAAACAATCCTTACCTCCGGGCAAAGACCGAACGTTTCTGAAGGCAAAGATAATCTGAAAAAGCTGGTGGAGTTATCCAACGGAAGAATAGAAATTCTTGTTGGTGGGGGACTTCGTTCAACTAATATTCAGGAATTGAGAGACTTTACAAAAGCTGGATATTTCCATTCTTCAGCGATTACGGATGGAGGAGTTTTTGCGGTTGCAGAAGAAGTGGTTGCTTTGAAGAGTAAATAA
- a CDS encoding isoaspartyl peptidase/L-asparaginase family protein yields MSSRRKFLKNTGILSSALLLNPLDVFAKDLPENDYKPVNKPIVLSTWNFGLKANEEAWTILGKGGRALDAVEKGVRLVENDPTERSVGYGGRPDRDGKVTLDACIMDENYNIGSVAALENIKNPISVARAVMEKTPHVMLVGDGALQFAVSQGFKKENILTAESEKEWKEWLKDSKYQPIVNIENHDTIGMIALDTNGNLSGACTTSGMAFKMHGRVGDSPIIGAGLFVDNEVGAATATGHGEEVIRTVGTHLVVELMRQGRNPQQACKEAVERIVKITQRRDKNLKDIQVGFIAINKKGEYGSYCIQDGFNFAVYDQKGNRLEKPGFALK; encoded by the coding sequence ATGTCTTCACGAAGAAAATTTCTCAAAAATACAGGAATATTATCATCCGCATTATTATTGAATCCATTGGATGTATTTGCAAAAGATCTGCCTGAAAATGATTATAAACCAGTCAATAAACCAATTGTTCTTTCCACATGGAACTTTGGCTTAAAGGCCAATGAAGAAGCATGGACGATCTTAGGAAAAGGTGGAAGAGCGCTTGATGCAGTAGAAAAGGGCGTCCGACTGGTGGAAAATGATCCTACTGAAAGAAGTGTGGGCTATGGTGGACGTCCGGACAGAGATGGAAAGGTGACGCTGGATGCATGCATCATGGATGAGAACTACAATATCGGTTCAGTGGCGGCTTTAGAAAATATTAAAAATCCGATCTCCGTGGCAAGAGCCGTGATGGAGAAAACACCTCACGTGATGCTGGTGGGTGATGGAGCTTTACAGTTTGCCGTTTCACAGGGGTTTAAAAAAGAAAATATTTTAACAGCCGAATCTGAAAAAGAATGGAAAGAATGGCTGAAAGACAGTAAATATCAACCTATTGTCAATATTGAAAACCACGATACGATTGGAATGATTGCTTTGGATACTAACGGAAACCTTTCCGGAGCATGCACAACCAGCGGAATGGCGTTCAAAATGCACGGAAGGGTAGGAGATTCTCCAATTATTGGCGCAGGTTTGTTTGTTGATAATGAAGTAGGGGCAGCTACCGCAACGGGACATGGTGAAGAGGTCATCAGAACGGTGGGAACTCATTTGGTGGTTGAACTGATGAGACAGGGAAGAAATCCGCAACAGGCCTGTAAAGAAGCAGTGGAAAGAATCGTGAAAATTACACAGAGAAGAGATAAAAACTTGAAAGATATTCAGGTTGGTTTTATTGCGATCAATAAAAAAGGGGAATATGGTTCGTATTGTATTCAGGACGGATTTAATTTTGCCGTTTATGATCAAAAAGGCAACCGTTTGGAAAAACCTGGATTTGCTTTGAAATAA